One Acropora palmata chromosome 2, jaAcrPala1.3, whole genome shotgun sequence genomic window carries:
- the LOC141874438 gene encoding uncharacterized protein LOC141874438 translates to MAEKTATSLTIESSSTPSIAQADVVSQNSSSNSELVDEVFSLFKGYLTSQLQEKGKQFERSAKSDKEAADIKYKGNRKQFEVNARLDNIFTQIDESTGSPADIHKLVAEAKLIIKKRQKLIKIADKNRDGWLVVQEYETDDLASDSEDEKKIRKAKAAAEKKRKEAKGNIGNTSKKFKSSSDFQLFRGKTTIYFYFVKFSVFLVGLPEHPTINLLYQVIYL, encoded by the coding sequence atggctGAGAAGACTGCTACGAGCCTCACGATAGAGAGTTCTTCGACGCCTTCTATCGCGCAAGCTGATGTTGTATCTCAAAACTCTTCCTCAAATTCAGAGTTGGTCGATGAAGTCTTTTCGCTTTTTAAAGGCTATCTGACCTCGCAGTTGCAAGAGAAAGGGAAGCAGTTTGAACGAAGTGCGAAGTCTGATAAAGAAGCCGCGGACATTAAGTATAAAGGCAACCGAAAACAGTTCGAGGTGAATGCGCGGTTGGACAATATATTTACACAAATCGATGAGAGCACTGGTAGTCCGGCTGATATTCACAAGCTGGTTGCAGAAGCAAAACTGATCATCAAAAAGCGtcaaaagttgataaaaattgCTGACAAGAACAGAGATGGTTGGCTTGTTGTCCAAGAGTATGAGACCGATGATCTCGCCTCAGATTCTGAAGATGAGAAGAAGATTCGCAAAGCCAAAGCTGCCGCTGAGAAGAAGCGAAAAGAAGCGAAGGGTAACATCGGTAACACTTCGAAAAAATTTAAGTCTTCTagtgattttcagctttttcGCGGTAAGACCactatttatttttactttgtgAAGTTCTCGGTCTTTTTGGTTGGACTGCCTGAGCATCCAACCATCAATTTGTTGTATCAAGTTATTTATCTAtga
- the LOC141874490 gene encoding inositol 2-dehydrogenase-like, translated as MNSKSPVGFVLFGMGRIGHTHANSLIREPLAQLKYIVDVEVDKVREFVASNFLDTKIVPPSELETVMADSSVDAAVVCTPTDFHEDLVVRCLKAGKAVFCEKPIAKSLEAIERCYNIALTKNMPLFCGFNRRFDPTISSVAARVKNGDIGRVQIVKTTSRDFPMPPISYLKISGGMFHDCCVHDVDAICWLLGETPHTVFCFAHAFHPEIEEIKDVDIYLRGMRDRSMRSGTELAREIQLTDWSTAGEQGKLVFVVSTTLSLAQFIPLFTTGKKSSFDRLNYRSIQVFHFQISVKKKRRKEIPIDKQNYFS; from the exons ATGAACTCCAAATCGCCTGTAGGATTTGTGTTATTCGGTATGGGTCGTATCGGGCATACCCATGCAAATAGCCTGATAAGAGAGCCTCTAGCACAGCTGAAATACATAGTGGATGTTGAAGTGGACAAAGTTAGAGAATTTGTGGCCTCAAATTTTCTTGACACCAAGATTGTTCCTCCCTCTGAGCTGGAGACTGTAATGGCTGATTCAAGTGTGGATGCTGCAGTAGTTTGCACTCCCACCGATTTTCATGAGGATCTGGTTGTGAGGTGTTTAAAGGCAGGGAAAGCTGTGTTTTGTGAGAAGCCAATAGCAAAGAGCTTAGAGGCTATTG agcGGTGTTACAACATTGCTTTGACCAAGAACATGCCATTATTTTGTGGCTTCAATCGCCGTTTTGATCCAACAATATCTTCAGTAGCTGCCAGAGTGAAAAATGGAGACATTGGACgagtccaaattgtaaagacgacaAGTCGAGACTTTCCAATGCCACCCATTAGTTATTTGAAGATTTCTGGAGGAATGTTTCACGATTGTTGTGTGCATGATGTAGATGCAATATGCTGGTTACTGGGAGAAACACCCCATACAGTGTTCTGTTTTGCCCATGCATTCCATCCAGAGATAGAGGAGATAAAAGATGTAGATATTTATTTACGGGGAATGCGTGACAGAAGTATGCGAAGCGGAACGGAATTGGCGCGGGAAATCCAGctaactgattggtcaacagcaGGAGAACAAGGCAAACTGGTTTTCGTGGTTTCGACCACGCTATCACTGGCGCAATTTATTCCACTTTtcacaacgggaaaaaaatcgtctttcgatcgcttaaattacagatcaattcaagtttttcactttcagatttctgtcaagaaaaaacgtagaaaagaaattcctattgacaaacaaaattatttttcgtag
- the LOC141873479 gene encoding putative ATP-dependent RNA helicase DDX60 yields the protein MAEKGEHYHSSSDDNSDASLFDSDDDEDDADYADEADEVLSDEECDTELSDEESDESQKDEGENGEHPVKSRRVDVSEFVRGHFYGEYVMARRLNILTDFVDAEIFIIDGDSLLFELLGEESLDWSHGGQFLHLIYLLERFLQHFTDKGGVFHIVFFKDMETIWKTQPSMLLARQTLILHLQHNTSFTVVTSIDHFWGEEWKEYVQDQMPAFMLLTDAENIPWKTKGRTKAESVIEFLFRSLLMHCLGQGLNCVYISGIQMTATKVMGFYMESSAKHKAVLRKRGKSVQEKWLDQASGNNLRDAATSSQSQCQIDVEAEVEAALQSPPQGGCRELVTVLACSNVLSKVLNGPDISEETVETAKNRMKLFLLHTVLLNKLPLKYRAQSLHSTLLNEFSKTQDGKVYPFREIHLSLWEILKSMDDANACKSLDMASVADLMDGRFLHTLICLALEQTSKGLEGPSLPESVINEAETAWSKVVATVNNVHPSGSLESQFYPLFAEQVTQPLMTDLGEGSYDLDPAGVKLQRLLEVENPLVNEYAGDMRTKINAMAGDEDEDEVFNIGREFDELYHWHSLRPLSDDFDRTKAGEDKPPDNLYKRKRYFRMKQRYSSFLRFYGSSLVGGIDKAKIITVTETEAKKKVGKNKQEKMVRKKAAQIIEENKQKGIELAKEKDQEKWHSILEEFKSNLKNENYDTALQVVEKYESKCKSPEFRFKALKKRARGSFQAWKHTRTFKPNSNDMKYPVLLMDSVQKISQSFQSLLTDKNKKRLAGYIQKLGFDDVAAMFWDLQPEMGKMTVQLSVHTTSARFQLKHMGHLLKREERTDADPRVDHFIPDTWQRELLDAVDKNESAVIVAPTSSGKTYASYYCMEKVLRQSNDGVVVYVSPTKALVNQVVATVYARFHRKKIPDGRAVYGVFTRDNQRNTLNSQILVTVPQCLEILFLSPRRQEWKKNVKYVIFDEVHCLGEENGAEVMEHLLLLIRCPFLALSATIGNPHDLMTWLQAAQDFREQQDKQDKGKLRDSYRIRLVTCEERYSDLEKSVYLPSPINGGFSKETYTYEENYELKNSGEFVRLHPCAQLGSKQLLENGFPGDMALTPGEALQLYDVMVEKWPDKESMQELSPEQYFLENKLIQKSHARQYELKVKEEFKSWADEKQSKKVQSVIQSLNSGCQEKQASTEDEWSALRLPSSGKLFIRLNFPKLVDQLRAQDKLPALVFSFDRTMCEMLSKRLTEEFETREEDIRARDGHRALKRAERKQAKAEKKLKKTRDETEKEKERRLAAQRDEEDEEDFSALDEPLPECTLAFTHGIGKQGMNKIMNRIWFVKSQDIFRRALKLGVSYHHAGLGNQKRSCVEMLFREKCLQVVAATTTLALGIHMPCKTVVFAGDSPYLNSLQYRQMSGRAGRRGFDPVGNVVFFGVPHRKVQRLITANIPKLVGNFPINVSLVLRLLLMTSKGDDEKDALTKALTLLSHPFICQKHPEMDSQIKKHFLFSVELLARLSLINIETGAPQEMAGLATHLHYHEPSNYVLVSFLQSGLFHDLCKPGLKGKFSEDVMRKMVLILSHLFGRRFLHPSFKRRIHLCPTSKVILEDLPYEFAEGIEDYNRQVTEVFSQYLKTVASELEKDRGEEKKLPLSGIEFPDTTSITDLVENDTIKSLAHSSIAYSACSSFAALSGNSDLHLHSTDQNTAVHWERWEREESVGDGSEENEDESDCDEEDEAEHREPIEHLLQIIRQDVYTDMNVVPILPLKEASSVGRVLHLNAYALDFFKHGSEKVIAKENGIKAGEVFSLLKDFYLTIKSISCSLEELGPEDDDVVLAFKQLAREFGEKFNNQFNLDM from the exons GTCTCTGAGTTCGTCCGTGGACATTTCTACGGGGAATACGTGATGGCAAG GCGTCTTAACATCCTGACAGACTTTGTGGATGCAGAAATTTTTATAATTGATGGTGACTCGTTGCTTTTTGAACTTCTTGGCGAGGAGAGCCTGGACTGGAGTCATGGTGGACAGTTTCTACACCTCATCTACCTATTAGAACGCTTTTTACAACATTTCACAGATAAAG gTGGCGTTTTCCACATCGTCTTTTTCAAAGACATGGAGACCATCTGGAAGACTCAACCGTCCATGTTGCTAGCTCGCCAGACCCTTATTCTTCATCTTCAGCACAACACATCATTCACCGTTGTCACGTCAATCGACCATTTCTGGGGAGAAGAGTGGAAAGAATACGTTCAAGACCAAATGCCTGCATTTATGCTACTAACAGACGCGGAAAACATTCCTTGGAAAACCAAAGGAAGGACAAAAGCAGAATCGGTCATAGAGTTTCTCTTCCGGAGCCTTCTGATGCATTGCCTTGGACAAGGATTAAACTGTGTGTACATATCGGGTATCCAGATGACTGCAACCAAGGTAATGGGATTTTACATGGAGTCCTCAGCGAAACATAAAGCTGTCTTGAGAAAG CGAGGAAAGTCAGTCCAGGAGAAATGGCTTGATCAGGCATCAGGGAATAACCTTAGGGATGCGGCAACGTCTTCTCAGTCACAGTGTCAG ATTGATGTTGAAGCAGAAGTAGAAGCTGCCCTTCAGTCTCCACCACAAGGAGGCTGTCGTGAGCTGGTTACCGTCCTCGCCTGCTCAAATGTCTTGAGTAAAGTGCTTAACGGACCTGACATCAGTGAG GAAACAGTAGAAACGGCCAAAAACAGAATGAAGCTTTTCCTACTTCACACTGTGCTGCTTAACAAGCTACCATTGAAGTACAGGGCGCAGTCTTTACACAGCACCTTGTTGAATGAATTCTCTAAAACACAAGATGGTAAAGTTTACCCCTTCCGCGAG ATTCACTTAAGTTTATGGGAGATTTTAAAGTCAATGGATGACGCAAATGCTTGCAAGTCATTAGACATGGCTTCAGTGGCAGATCTAATGGACGGGCGTTTTCTCCACACTCTCATCTGCCTTGCCTTGGAGCAAACGTCCAAGGGATTGGAAG GCCCCAGTTTACCAGAGAGTGTAATCAACGAAGCGGAGACTGCTTGGAGTAAAGTGGTCGCCACTGTGAATAACGTCCATCCTTCTGGTTCCCTTGAATCTCAATTTTATCCCTTGTTTGCCGAGCAAGTGACGCAACCTTTAATGACAGATCTAGGAG AGGGAAGTTATGATCTAGACCCTGCTGGTGTGAAGCTCCAGCGTCTTCTTGAGGTTGAAAATCCGCTTGTGAATGAGTATGCTGGGGACATGAGGACAAAAATTAACGCCATGGCTGG aGACGAGGATGAAGACGAGGTATTCAACATTGGTCGGGAATTTGATGAACTGTATCACTGGCATTCCCTGAGGCCTCTCTCTGATGATTTCGACAGAACAAAGGCAGGCGAAG ATAAGCCTCCAGATAATCTTTATAAAAGAAAGCGGTATTTTAGAATGAAGCAGCGGTACTCCAGCTTTCTAAGATTTTACGGCAGCTCACTTGTTGGCGGCATAGACAAAGCAAAGATCATCACTGTCACGGAGACTGAGGCCAAGAAGAAAGTAGGAAAAAACAAGCAAGAGAAGATGGTTA gGAAGAAGGCAGCACAAATTATTGAAGAGAATAAGCAAAAAGGAATAG AGCtagcaaaggaaaaagatCAAGAAAAGTGGCATTCTATTTTGGAGGAGTTCAAAAGCAACTTGAAGAATGAAAACTACGATACTGCCTTGCAGGTGGTTGAAAAATATGAATCCAAGTGCAAATCACCTGAATTTCGTTTTAAAGCGCTCAAGAAAAGGGCAAGGGGCTCCTTCCAAGCCTGGAAACATACAA GAACATTCAAACCTAACTCGAACGATATGAAGTACCCTGTCCTTCTGATGGACAGTGTGCAGAAAATATCTCAAAGTTTCCAAAGTCTTCTCAcggacaaaaacaaaaagagactTGCTGGATACATCCAAAAGCTGGGCTTCGATGACGTTGCAGCCATGTTTTGGGATTTGCAACCAGAAATGGGAAAAATG ACCGTGCAGCTTTCTGTTCACACTACAAGCGCAAGATTCCAGCTGAAGCACATGGGACATTTGTTGAAACGAGAGGAGCGCACGGATGCTGATCCCAGAGTGGATCACTTTATTCCGGATACTTGGCAA CGTGAGCTCCTTGATGCCGTGGATAAGAATGAGTCAGCGGTAATCGTGGCGCCAACCTCATCGGGAAAGACTTACGCCTCTTATTACTGCATGGAGAAAGTGTTGAGACAAAGTAATGATGGTGTGGTGGTATATGTTTCACCGACAAAG GCTTTAGTGAATCAAGTTGTTGCCACAGTCTACGCTCGTTTTCACCGCAAAAAGATCCCAGACGGACGAGCAGTGTATGGTGTCTTTACAAGGGATAATCAACGTAATACATTGAACTCCCAG ATCCTTGTTACAGTTCCACAGTGCTTAGAGATACTTTTCCTCTCGCCTCGCAGACAGGAGTGGAAAAAGAATGTTAAATATGTGATCTTCGATGAG GTTCACTGTCTTGGCGAAGAGAATGGGGCGGAAGTCATGGAACATCTCCTTCTTCTGATTCGTTGTCCTTTCCTGGCTCTCTCAGCAACCATTGGGAATCCACATGACTTGATGAC CTGGTTGCAAGCTGCTCAAGACTTTCGCGAGCAGCAGGATAAACAAGATAAAGGCAAACTGAGGGATTCATACAGGATTAGGCTAG TTACTTGCGAAGAGCGATACTCCGATCTGGAAAAAAGCGTATACCTTCCAAGTCCCATAAACGGTGGTTTTTCTAAAGAGACGTACACATACGAGGAGAATTACGAGCTTAAAAACTCAGGAGAGTTTGTGAGACTTCATCCATGTGCCCAGCTTGGGTCCAAACAG CTGCTGGAAAATGGTTTTCCAGGTGATATGGCTCTTACACCTGGAGAGGCTCTTCAATTGTATGACGTCATGGTTGAGAAGTGGCCCGACAAAGAATCCATGCAG GAACTTTCTCCAGAACAATATTTCCTGGAAAATAAGTTGATTCAAAAGAGTCATGCTCGACAATACGAGCTCAAAGTTAAAGAGGAATTCAAGTCCTGGGCCGACGAAAAACAGTCCAAGAAG GTGCAATCCGTGATTCAGTCCTTAAATTCCGGTTGCCAAGAGAAGCAGGCTTCGACTGAAGATGAATGGAGCGCACTAAGATTGCCTTCGTCTGGGAAGTTATTCATCCGGCTGAACTTCCCAAAGCTTGTTGACCAGCTCAGAGCACAAGATAAATTACCAGCCTTAGTGTTCAG CTTCGACCGTACGATGTGCGAAATGCTATCCAAGCGTCTTACTGAGGAATTTGAAACCCGAGAAGAAGATATAAGAGCACGAGACGGCCATAGAGCCTTAAAACGTGCTGAGAGAAAGCAAGCAAAAGctgaaaagaaactgaaaaagacaAGGGATgaaacagagaaagaaaaagagcgaag ACTAGCTGCCCAGCGAGATGAAGAAGATGAGGAAGACTTTTCAGCTTTGGATGAACCTTTGCCAGAATGTACGTTGGCATTTACTCACGGAATTGGAAAGCAG GGCATGAATAAGATAATGAATCGCATATGGTTCGTTAAAAGTCAAGACATATTTAGACGGGCCTTGAAACTAGGAGTGAGTTACCATCATGCTGGCCTTGGTAACCAAAAAAGGTCCTGCGTGGAAATGCTGTTTAGGGAGAAATGTCTTCAG GTCGTGGCAGCAACAACAACCTTGGCGCTTGGTATCCACATGCCTTGCAAGACAGTTGTGTTCGCTGGAGACTCTCCTTACTTAAACTCACTGCAGTACAGACAG ATGTCTGGCAGGGCTGGTCGTAGAGGTTTTGACCCAGTGGGAAAtgttgtgttttttggagttCCTCACCGGAAGGTCCAACGCCTCATCACAGCTAACATACCAAAACTTGTCGGGAATTTTCCCATCAATGTATCTCTGGTGCTGCGCCTCCTCCTGATGACGTCAAAAGGAGATGACGAGAAAGACGCTCTGACAAAG GCTCTAACATTGCTTTCTCATCCATTCATCTGCCAAAAACACCCGGAAATGGATAGTCAGATCAAGAAACATTTTCTCTTCAGCGTCGAGCTCCTTGCTAGATTA AGTCTTATAAACATTGAGACTGGAGCTCCTCAAGAGATGGCCGGACTTGCTACTCATCTTCATTATCACGAACCCTCCAACTACGTCTTGGTCAGTTTTCTGCAAAGCGGGCTCTTTCATGATCTTTGTAAACCAGGATTAAAAG GAAAGTTTTCTGAAGATGTCATGAGGAAAATGGTTCTTATTCTGAGCCACTTGTTTGGTAGAAGATTCCTTCACCCTTCTTTCAAGCGAAGAATCCACTTGTGCCCGACGTCAAAA GTAATTTTGGAAGATCTTCCTTATGAATTTGCGGAAGGAATTGAAGATTACAACCGTCAGGTTACGGAAGTCTTCAGCCAGTACCTCAAAACTGTGGCCTCGGAACTTGAAAAGGACCGGGGAGAGGAAAAAAAGCTCCCTTTATCAGGCATAG AATTTCCAGATACGACGAGCATTACCGACCTTGTCGAAAACGACACCATCAAAAGTCTTGCACACTCTTCCATTGCCTACTCTGCTTGTTCGTCATTTGCTGCACTGTCAGGGAATTCAGACCTACATTTGCATTCTACTGACCAAAACACAGCTGTTCACTGGGAAAGGTGGGAAAGGGAAGAAAGTGTTGGTGACGGAagtgaagaaaatgaagacGAATCTGACTGTGACGAAGAAGATGAGGCAGAGCATCGTGAGCcaattgaacatttgttgCAG ATTATTCGTCAAGATGTCTACACAGATATGAATGTCGTTCCCATTCTTCCTCTGAAGGAAGCCAGCTCCGTCGGACGTGTTCTGCACCTGAACGCTTATGCATTGGATTTCTTTAAACACGGATCCGAGAAAGTTATCGCGAAAGAGAATGG AATCAAGGCCGGCGAGGTTTTCTCGTTGCTGAAGGACTTTTATCTCACCATTAAATCAATCAG TTGTTCTTTGGAAGAACTTGGACCCGAAGATGACGATGTTGTACTCGCCTTTAAGCAGTTGGCCCGCGAGTTTGGGGAGAAGTTCAACAATCAGTTTAATTTAGACATGTGA